In Deinococcus aestuarii, the following proteins share a genomic window:
- a CDS encoding XdhC family protein has product MNAAETRALLAALRTALAGGREAALATIVGVRGSAYRREGTRMLVLDDGAQVCMLSGGCLEAEVVEVALEVIRTGQPALTHYDLSEDATWGLGIGCGGSVDVRVERVDAEDPVTAAWLRALEEGRAAALAVPLAGEGRILVTPDGAEVGRLPDPSLHAFAVSAARERLGLREPRAVTLVAPDSTPVFLDVSVPPPELVIYGAGHDAIPLAAQAHALGYTVHVIDPRPAYLTPGRFPGATLHSLAPEELSAFTPGERAHLIVMNHHLDRDRVCLAHALRSCAPYVGILGPRSRAEDLLRALEAEGVTFTPGELARLRSPIGLRLGAEAPEEVALSVLGELMAWRRGYDGGFLSGHAGRIHDSGTHAPAPAHLGASVHTGTD; this is encoded by the coding sequence ATGAACGCAGCCGAAACGCGCGCCCTGCTCGCGGCGCTGAGAACAGCCCTGGCCGGGGGTCGGGAGGCCGCCCTCGCCACCATCGTCGGGGTGCGGGGCAGCGCCTACCGCCGCGAGGGCACCCGGATGCTCGTCCTCGACGACGGGGCGCAGGTCTGTATGCTCTCCGGCGGCTGCCTGGAGGCCGAGGTGGTGGAGGTCGCGCTGGAAGTTATCCGCACCGGCCAGCCCGCCCTCACCCACTACGACCTCTCGGAGGACGCGACCTGGGGCCTGGGCATCGGCTGCGGGGGCAGCGTGGACGTGCGGGTCGAGCGGGTGGACGCGGAAGACCCCGTGACCGCCGCCTGGCTCCGGGCGCTAGAGGAGGGCCGCGCCGCCGCCCTCGCGGTGCCGCTGGCGGGGGAGGGGAGGATCCTCGTCACCCCGGACGGGGCAGAGGTGGGCCGCCTGCCCGACCCCTCCCTCCACGCCTTCGCCGTGTCCGCCGCTCGCGAGCGGCTGGGCCTGCGCGAGCCACGCGCGGTGACCCTCGTGGCCCCGGACAGCACCCCCGTCTTCCTCGACGTGAGCGTGCCGCCGCCCGAACTCGTGATCTACGGGGCGGGCCACGACGCGATCCCGCTCGCCGCGCAGGCGCACGCGCTGGGGTACACCGTCCACGTGATCGACCCGCGCCCCGCGTACCTGACGCCGGGCCGCTTCCCGGGGGCGACGCTGCATTCCCTCGCCCCCGAGGAGCTGTCCGCCTTCACGCCCGGCGAGCGGGCCCACCTCATCGTGATGAACCACCACCTCGACCGCGACCGGGTGTGCCTCGCCCACGCGCTGCGCTCGTGCGCCCCCTACGTCGGCATCCTGGGCCCCCGCTCGCGCGCCGAGGACCTGCTGCGCGCGCTGGAAGCGGAGGGCGTCACCTTCACGCCCGGGGAACTCGCCCGCCTGCGCTCCCCGATTGGCCTGCGCCTGGGGGCCGAGGCGCCCGAGGAGGTCGCCCTGAGCGTCCTCGGGGAGCTGATGGCGTGGCGGCGTGGATACGACGGCGGCTTCCTGAGCGGGCACGCGGGGCGCATCCACGACTCGGGCACCCACGCCCCCGCCCCGGCGCACCTGGGGGCGTCCGTTCACACAGGGACGGATTGA
- a CDS encoding 4Fe-4S dicluster domain-containing protein, whose translation MLEGVLNRLGEYGNPLPRFAAPRCLLERQAVGGCDACHTTCPHGAIQLGPLGDSIQIDPALCTGCGLCVQVCPSGALEYDLTPTLQTVRDAGQGGEATLTCSQSGAGGPTLPCLGRVTPAVVAAAGAWGTPLTLIHGECGACPVGAPDVPGRVGRVVEEANHLRGATGQPTEATVRPATPEDQGRAVRVSRRGAFATLLRVGRQQVAQAIPERPLPFVDWSVPGERTPEEWRWRARSLQPAPAPDAGVFWPAPLVDDSCIDCPVCSNVCPTEAITRELKPEGGVRLLLNLSACTGCMACVRSCPPDAMHPQEEWLPAAFHAPILIRESDSVM comes from the coding sequence ATGTTGGAAGGCGTTCTGAACCGTCTGGGCGAGTACGGCAACCCGCTGCCGCGCTTTGCGGCGCCGCGTTGCCTGCTCGAACGTCAGGCGGTCGGCGGCTGCGACGCCTGCCACACCACCTGCCCCCACGGCGCGATTCAGCTCGGCCCCCTGGGTGACAGCATCCAGATCGACCCCGCCCTGTGCACGGGCTGCGGCCTGTGCGTGCAGGTCTGCCCCTCGGGCGCCCTGGAGTACGACCTCACGCCCACCCTCCAGACCGTGCGCGACGCGGGCCAGGGCGGGGAGGCCACCCTCACCTGCTCCCAGAGCGGGGCGGGCGGTCCCACCCTACCCTGCCTGGGCCGCGTGACCCCCGCCGTGGTCGCCGCCGCCGGGGCCTGGGGCACGCCCCTGACCCTGATTCACGGCGAGTGCGGGGCCTGCCCGGTCGGTGCCCCCGACGTGCCGGGGCGGGTGGGCCGCGTGGTCGAGGAGGCCAATCACCTGCGGGGGGCGACCGGGCAGCCCACCGAGGCCACCGTGCGCCCCGCCACCCCGGAGGACCAGGGCCGGGCCGTGCGCGTCTCGCGCCGCGGAGCCTTCGCCACCCTCCTGCGCGTGGGGCGGCAGCAGGTCGCCCAGGCCATTCCCGAGCGTCCCCTCCCCTTCGTGGACTGGAGCGTCCCGGGGGAGCGCACCCCCGAGGAGTGGCGGTGGCGCGCCCGGTCCCTCCAGCCCGCCCCGGCCCCCGACGCGGGCGTCTTCTGGCCCGCGCCCCTGGTGGACGACTCCTGCATCGACTGCCCGGTGTGCTCCAACGTCTGCCCCACCGAGGCGATCACCCGCGAGCTGAAGCCGGAAGGCGGCGTGCGGCTCCTCCTCAACCTCTCCGCCTGCACGGGCTGCATGGCCTGCGTGCGCTCCTGCCCGCCGGATGCGATGCACCCGCAGGAAGAATGGCTCCCCGCCGCCTTCCACGCGCCGATCCTGATTCGGGAGAGCGACTCGGTGATGTAG
- a CDS encoding YbaN family protein, translating into MARRPPPASRLARPLWVALGFVLMGLGVLGLILPGLPGTVWFILAAACFARGNPKWEAWLLSRPVVGELVRDYRAGRGMPLRAKWIACTCIAVAVGFSLPRIPVLAGQVAWVLVGAAGVLFLTLRVPTRRP; encoded by the coding sequence ATGGCCCGCCGACCCCCGCCCGCGTCACGCCTCGCCCGGCCCCTGTGGGTGGCGCTGGGCTTTGTGCTGATGGGGTTGGGCGTCCTGGGGCTGATCCTGCCGGGCCTGCCCGGGACGGTGTGGTTCATCCTCGCGGCGGCCTGCTTCGCGCGGGGCAATCCCAAATGGGAGGCGTGGCTGCTCTCGCGGCCCGTGGTCGGCGAACTCGTGCGCGACTACCGGGCGGGGCGCGGAATGCCGCTGCGGGCGAAGTGGATCGCCTGCACCTGCATCGCGGTGGCGGTGGGATTCAGCCTGCCGCGCATTCCAGTGCTCGCCGGACAGGTCGCGTGGGTGCTCGTGGGCGCGGCGGGCGTCCTCTTCCTCACCCTGCGCGTGCCGACGCGCCGACCTTGA
- a CDS encoding glycoside hydrolase family 3 N-terminal domain-containing protein has protein sequence MAERGERDENLGADGRTLRTVAGRVEALLARMTLEEKVGQLHQGHNLGDADADDIRLGRVGSAIVASSATAGNDRQEQVRAQALNRLQQVAVKESRLGIPLLFARDVIHGHRTVAPIPLGQAASWSPEHVRRCAEVAAREARADGITWVFTPMLDIARDGRWGRIAEGFGEDPYLAARLAKAAVRGYQGDDLGDGEHVAACAKHFVGYGAVEGGRDYNTLEISAYTLQNVHLPPFRAAVGAGVASVMSAFCDLNGLPVAASPGLLRRSLRDDLGFEGVLVTDWEGVLELTRHGVAGDGEEAARQAFLAGNDVDMVSGLYREHLPELIRSGRVPPERLDEAVRRVLTLKFRLGLFERPYADEGEAARAHFTPEHRATTLDLARRSPVLLQNRGDLLPLGAGTRVGVFGVAATWREQLFGTWTLDGEAGDVPTLLEAVRKVHPGPHEVWHTANIDEALDWARHTDVVIVALGETPTRSGEDHSVASLDLPAGQPETLEALHALGVRVVTVVFSGRPLVLTRVVRASEAVLLAWHPGVCGGEAVAEILYGLVNPSGHLPASLPRQTGQLPAHYNFKPTGRPLATFPQAYRLSDELDSPLFPFGFGLSYTRFAYSDLRVDTEVPLGQPVRVTVAVKNVGELAGETVAQLYLRDVVASRTRPVRELRGFERVALEPDACRQVAFTLMADDLSFYDETGTPVLEPGEFLVWVGEDSSATLEGSFRLLAEGPGEG, from the coding sequence ATGGCAGAACGTGGAGAACGAGACGAGAACCTGGGGGCAGACGGGCGGACCTTACGGACGGTGGCGGGGCGGGTCGAGGCCCTGCTCGCCCGGATGACCCTGGAGGAGAAGGTCGGGCAACTCCACCAGGGTCACAACCTGGGGGACGCGGACGCCGACGACATCCGCCTGGGCCGGGTGGGAAGTGCTATCGTCGCCAGCAGCGCCACCGCGGGCAACGACCGCCAGGAGCAGGTGCGGGCGCAGGCCTTAAACCGGCTGCAACAAGTCGCCGTCAAGGAGTCGCGCCTGGGTATCCCCCTGCTGTTCGCCCGGGACGTGATTCACGGGCACCGGACGGTTGCACCCATCCCACTGGGGCAGGCCGCCAGTTGGTCCCCCGAACACGTCCGGCGCTGCGCGGAGGTCGCGGCGCGGGAGGCGCGGGCGGACGGAATCACCTGGGTCTTCACCCCCATGCTCGACATCGCCCGCGACGGGCGCTGGGGCCGGATCGCGGAAGGCTTCGGCGAGGACCCGTACCTGGCCGCCCGTCTCGCCAAGGCCGCCGTGCGCGGCTACCAGGGAGACGACCTCGGCGACGGGGAGCACGTGGCCGCCTGCGCCAAGCACTTCGTCGGCTACGGCGCGGTCGAGGGCGGGCGGGACTACAACACGCTGGAGATCAGCGCCTACACCCTGCAAAACGTCCACCTCCCCCCCTTCCGCGCGGCGGTGGGGGCGGGCGTGGCGAGCGTCATGAGCGCCTTTTGCGACCTGAACGGCCTGCCCGTCGCGGCAAGTCCTGGCCTGCTGCGCCGCAGCCTGCGGGACGACCTGGGCTTCGAGGGGGTCCTCGTCACCGACTGGGAGGGTGTGCTGGAACTCACCCGCCACGGGGTCGCCGGGGACGGGGAGGAGGCCGCCCGGCAGGCGTTCCTGGCGGGGAACGACGTGGATATGGTGAGTGGGCTCTACCGGGAGCATCTGCCGGAGCTGATCCGGTCCGGACGGGTGCCCCCGGAGAGGCTGGACGAGGCGGTGAGGCGTGTCCTGACCCTCAAGTTCAGGCTGGGGCTGTTCGAGCGGCCCTACGCGGACGAGGGCGAGGCGGCCCGCGCGCACTTCACCCCCGAGCACCGCGCCACGACGCTGGACCTCGCCCGCCGCAGCCCGGTCCTCCTCCAGAACCGGGGCGACCTCCTGCCGCTGGGCGCCGGAACCCGGGTGGGCGTGTTCGGGGTGGCGGCCACCTGGCGCGAGCAGCTGTTCGGCACCTGGACCCTCGACGGCGAGGCGGGGGACGTACCCACGCTGCTGGAGGCCGTGCGAAAGGTCCACCCCGGCCCGCACGAGGTCTGGCACACCGCCAACATCGACGAGGCGCTGGACTGGGCCCGGCACACCGATGTCGTGATCGTGGCCCTCGGCGAGACGCCCACCCGCAGCGGCGAGGACCACAGCGTCGCCAGCCTGGACCTGCCCGCCGGGCAACCGGAGACGCTGGAGGCGCTGCACGCCCTCGGGGTTCGGGTCGTGACCGTCGTTTTCTCTGGCCGCCCGCTGGTCCTCACCCGGGTCGTGCGCGCCTCGGAGGCGGTGCTGCTCGCCTGGCATCCGGGCGTCTGCGGCGGTGAGGCCGTGGCCGAAATTCTGTACGGCTTGGTCAACCCCAGCGGGCACCTCCCGGCCAGCCTCCCGCGCCAGACCGGGCAGCTTCCGGCTCACTACAACTTCAAACCGACGGGAAGGCCCCTGGCGACCTTCCCGCAGGCCTACCGGCTGAGCGACGAGTTGGACTCGCCCCTCTTCCCCTTCGGCTTCGGGCTGAGTTACACACGCTTCGCCTATTCCGACCTGCGGGTGGACACCGAGGTTCCCCTGGGGCAGCCCGTCCGCGTCACCGTCGCGGTGAAGAACGTGGGCGAGCTGGCGGGTGAGACGGTAGCCCAGCTCTACCTGCGGGATGTGGTCGCCAGCCGCACCCGTCCCGTCCGGGAGCTGAGAGGGTTCGAGCGGGTCGCGCTGGAGCCCGACGCCTGTCGGCAGGTGGCCTTCACCCTGATGGCAGACGACCTGAGCTTCTACGACGAGACGGGAACCCCCGTGCTGGAGCCGGGCGAGTTCCTCGTCTGGGTCGGCGAGGACAGTTCGGCGACCTTGGAGGGCTCCTTCCGCCTCCTCGCCGAGGGCCCGGGGGAGGGTTGA
- a CDS encoding extracellular solute-binding protein, giving the protein MKHALLVSLAVLASSAAAQSTIKINGYAGQDNTIYPEMINRYVRPQLRGVTVTYQALQGDYNQGLTTLLASGSAGDLFYLPGETLDTYIATGKVLPLTGQVSTAPFVRSLTNAFTRDGKVYAIPKDFNTLTLVYNKDLFDEAKVAYPNNNDTWSSLTTKLTNLKKALGSDYYGICLAPDYARMGAFAIGAGWKQFGANGKTNLLDPAFQAAFNWYTGLTKDKVGIQPSEISQDWSGGCLATGKVAVAIEGNWITGFLKDNAPNLKYGTALMPKADRTGKRGNFIYTVGWAVNANSKNRANALKVLNILTGPQVQQYVLDQGIAIPSRTALANNPFFKKTTPEAQNAAAVFAGASDGNVAPYTFGPKGPDWAKPINAALAAALSGQQSAANALKKAQQDMATLQSR; this is encoded by the coding sequence ATGAAACACGCCCTGCTCGTCAGCCTCGCCGTCCTCGCGTCCAGCGCCGCCGCCCAGAGCACCATCAAGATCAACGGGTACGCGGGGCAGGACAACACCATCTACCCGGAGATGATCAACCGCTACGTCCGGCCCCAGCTCAGGGGCGTCACCGTGACGTACCAGGCCCTCCAGGGCGACTACAACCAGGGCCTGACCACGCTGCTGGCCTCCGGCTCGGCGGGCGACCTGTTCTACCTGCCGGGGGAGACGCTCGACACCTACATCGCCACCGGCAAGGTGTTGCCCCTGACCGGCCAGGTGAGCACCGCTCCTTTCGTCAGGAGCCTGACCAACGCCTTCACCCGGGACGGGAAGGTCTACGCCATCCCCAAGGACTTCAACACCCTGACGCTGGTGTACAACAAGGACCTCTTCGACGAGGCCAAGGTTGCGTATCCCAACAACAACGACACCTGGAGCAGCCTCACCACCAAGCTCACCAACCTGAAAAAGGCGCTGGGCAGCGACTACTACGGCATCTGCCTCGCGCCCGACTACGCGCGGATGGGGGCCTTTGCCATCGGCGCGGGCTGGAAGCAGTTCGGCGCGAACGGCAAGACCAACCTGCTCGACCCGGCCTTCCAGGCGGCCTTCAACTGGTACACCGGCCTGACGAAGGACAAGGTGGGCATCCAGCCCAGCGAGATTTCGCAGGACTGGTCGGGCGGCTGCCTCGCCACCGGCAAGGTCGCCGTCGCCATCGAGGGCAACTGGATCACCGGCTTCCTCAAGGACAACGCCCCCAACCTGAAGTACGGCACGGCGCTGATGCCCAAGGCCGACCGCACCGGCAAGCGCGGCAACTTCATCTACACGGTCGGCTGGGCGGTGAATGCCAACTCCAAGAACCGGGCCAACGCCCTCAAGGTCCTGAACATCCTGACGGGCCCGCAGGTGCAGCAGTACGTGCTGGATCAGGGCATCGCCATCCCCAGCCGCACCGCCCTGGCGAACAACCCCTTCTTCAAGAAGACCACCCCGGAGGCCCAGAACGCCGCCGCCGTCTTCGCGGGCGCGTCGGACGGCAACGTCGCCCCCTACACCTTCGGGCCCAAGGGGCCGGACTGGGCCAAGCCCATCAACGCCGCGCTGGCCGCCGCGCTCAGCGGTCAGCAGAGTGCCGCCAACGCGCTGAAGAAGGCGCAGCAGGACATGGCGACCCTCCAGAGCCGGTAA
- a CDS encoding DEAD/DEAH box helicase has product MFPARSPYARLEAFLRDILGGGAALLHEEKEAPPRTLSTADLGWSEAVSRGFGFPEVFSHQAETYRLMQGGEHVIVTTPTASGKTGAFFPAVFERLERDPRATALFVYPLVALGQDQRDKLAAFQASGGFDWEIGAFQSAAQPNEVFRPGVRMVTATPDKLHWSLTQPRVREFLSRLSFIVLDEAHTYRGGFGSEVAGMLRRLLDLARALGANPQVVLSTATIGNPAEFARELVGVDAVQVSESGAARHGKRYYLADHRGQPRRFWDAVVSASVTHRLKVLAFFRGRSRAARLYSTYRAQPLYQRHTHLYMAGTSDREGRLTEFRRASSGVMFATNALEAGVDIGDLEVVIIDGYPGSRMAFRQMAGRAGRVAPGLVLYLPALNEQGVPQPVDAFYSNAGNFRELVTGPIEKAVVEANNPYLSPRHQGRANEEFKAAGLPAEVAPSPKYWNLRGEGSAKFAVVEEADWELKGPRALDTPLESPSQHYALTEKHEGAVFTLDGQGYKVTRWQEHPAGTAILAQRFDAANLFTRGLYSIEVSPTRMGEWVRRGALAYRHGEVTIRRRYTGYMMMRQVFERVCTGCDREPDPTERVCRACGSRIQDRMQDHKLSEHLYDEPLELPPFRTSALEVGVDARATEHPTAVAHTLKHLLQKVTPERVACDENDLAGAFRTDRDNYFFLYDDWLGGLGVSRRAFENLDDLLARALDLTAKTCCKETHGCYECIAVSRCYAPFLSSGERRPTDKHATRAFLQDLLGVQPAAEPEPDAATLPEVPALPPSWPLQARELLDLQGLSLPEVSARLGIPSRELQRAVSTTEPLRVRHAKFGEGVLLQGFGQGERREVLIYFPGVGQKRLLLQYAGLTVIEKPSVVAARGG; this is encoded by the coding sequence GTGTTCCCCGCCCGCTCCCCCTACGCCCGCCTGGAGGCGTTCCTGCGGGACATCCTGGGCGGCGGAGCGGCCCTGCTCCACGAGGAGAAGGAAGCCCCCCCCCGCACCCTGAGCACGGCGGACCTCGGCTGGTCCGAGGCCGTCTCCCGCGGCTTCGGCTTCCCCGAGGTCTTCAGCCACCAGGCCGAGACCTACCGCCTGATGCAAGGCGGCGAGCACGTCATCGTGACCACCCCGACCGCCAGCGGCAAGACGGGCGCCTTCTTCCCGGCGGTCTTCGAGCGGTTGGAACGCGACCCCCGCGCGACCGCCCTCTTCGTCTACCCCCTCGTCGCCCTCGGCCAGGACCAGCGCGACAAGCTCGCTGCGTTCCAGGCAAGTGGCGGCTTCGACTGGGAGATCGGCGCCTTTCAGAGCGCGGCCCAGCCGAACGAGGTCTTCCGACCCGGCGTGCGGATGGTGACCGCCACCCCCGACAAGCTCCACTGGTCGCTGACCCAGCCCCGCGTGCGCGAGTTCCTGTCCCGCCTGTCCTTCATCGTGCTCGACGAGGCGCACACCTACCGGGGCGGCTTCGGCAGCGAGGTCGCCGGGATGCTGCGGCGCCTCCTCGACCTCGCGCGGGCGCTGGGCGCAAATCCCCAGGTCGTCCTGTCCACCGCCACCATCGGCAACCCCGCCGAGTTCGCCCGGGAGCTGGTCGGGGTGGACGCCGTGCAGGTCAGCGAGTCGGGCGCGGCGCGGCACGGCAAACGCTACTACCTCGCCGACCACCGGGGGCAGCCCCGCCGCTTCTGGGATGCGGTCGTGAGCGCGAGCGTGACCCACCGCCTCAAGGTCCTCGCCTTCTTCCGGGGCCGCTCGCGGGCCGCCCGCCTGTATTCCACCTACCGCGCCCAGCCCCTCTACCAGAGGCACACCCACCTCTATATGGCCGGGACCTCCGACCGCGAGGGTCGCCTCACCGAGTTCCGCCGCGCGTCGAGCGGGGTGATGTTCGCCACCAATGCCCTGGAGGCCGGGGTGGACATCGGCGACCTGGAGGTCGTGATCATCGACGGCTACCCCGGCTCGCGCATGGCCTTCCGGCAGATGGCGGGCCGGGCCGGACGGGTGGCGCCGGGCCTGGTCCTCTACCTTCCCGCGCTGAACGAGCAGGGCGTGCCGCAGCCCGTGGATGCCTTCTACTCCAACGCCGGGAACTTCCGCGAACTCGTGACCGGCCCCATCGAGAAGGCGGTCGTGGAGGCGAACAACCCCTACCTCTCGCCCCGGCACCAGGGACGCGCGAACGAGGAGTTCAAGGCGGCGGGGCTCCCCGCTGAAGTCGCGCCCAGCCCCAAATACTGGAACCTGCGCGGCGAGGGGAGCGCCAAATTTGCCGTCGTGGAGGAGGCGGACTGGGAACTCAAGGGCCCGCGCGCCCTCGACACGCCGCTGGAATCGCCCAGCCAGCACTACGCGCTGACCGAGAAGCACGAGGGAGCGGTCTTCACCCTCGACGGGCAGGGGTACAAGGTCACCCGCTGGCAGGAGCACCCGGCGGGGACGGCGATCCTCGCCCAGCGCTTCGACGCGGCCAACCTCTTCACGCGCGGGCTGTACTCCATCGAGGTCAGCCCGACCCGCATGGGCGAGTGGGTGCGGCGCGGGGCGCTGGCCTACCGCCACGGGGAGGTGACGATCCGCCGCCGCTACACCGGCTACATGATGATGCGCCAGGTCTTCGAGCGCGTCTGCACCGGCTGTGACCGCGAACCCGACCCCACCGAGCGGGTGTGCCGCGCCTGCGGGAGCCGCATCCAGGACCGGATGCAGGACCACAAGCTCTCCGAGCACCTGTACGACGAGCCCCTCGAACTCCCCCCCTTCCGCACCTCTGCGCTGGAGGTCGGGGTGGACGCGCGGGCGACCGAGCATCCGACGGCGGTCGCGCACACCCTGAAACACCTGTTGCAAAAGGTCACCCCCGAGCGCGTCGCCTGCGACGAGAACGATCTCGCCGGGGCCTTCCGGACGGACCGGGACAACTACTTTTTCCTGTACGACGACTGGCTGGGCGGCCTGGGGGTGTCGCGCCGCGCCTTCGAGAATCTGGACGACCTCCTCGCTCGCGCGCTCGACCTCACTGCGAAGACGTGCTGCAAGGAGACGCACGGCTGTTACGAGTGCATCGCGGTGAGCCGCTGCTACGCCCCCTTTTTGAGCAGCGGCGAGCGTCGCCCCACCGACAAGCACGCCACCCGCGCCTTCCTGCAAGACCTCCTGGGGGTGCAGCCCGCCGCCGAGCCCGAGCCGGACGCCGCCACCCTTCCCGAGGTCCCCGCCCTGCCCCCCTCCTGGCCGCTCCAGGCGCGCGAACTCCTTGACCTCCAGGGCCTCTCGCTCCCCGAGGTCAGCGCCCGCCTCGGCATCCCCAGCCGTGAGCTTCAGCGGGCGGTGAGCACCACCGAGCCTCTGCGGGTGCGCCACGCCAAGTTCGGCGAGGGCGTCTTGCTCCAGGGGTTCGGGCAGGGCGAGCGGCGGGAGGTGCTGATCTATTTTCCCGGTGTCGGGCAAAAACGCCTGCTGCTCCAGTACGCGGGACTGACGGTGATCGAGAAGCCGTCTGTGGTGGCGGCGCGCGGCGGTTGA
- a CDS encoding alpha/beta fold hydrolase has product MTHARIRRSVERYPPRGRVLDLPDGPTHVIEGGDPTAPPTVLIHGSDGVALDWPVSPLWDELGPHARLIAPDRPGHGHTPVPVGSPVTVEVNVRRLSQLLDALEVRGPVTLLGHSYGAAVALAFAAAYPERVRSLVLFSPTAFPVRGLTRPLAYVPLVPGLETLLTRVFLLPLGRLVARVEGTRAFHPHPIPPTWHAMMLAFSRRRAQVHALAWENRTFARELTRLVPAYARLDVPTTVIAGAHDRLTPAGLHAVPLARALPRATLRVLGDGGHQLHWTHPEEIARAVLDTAER; this is encoded by the coding sequence TTGACCCACGCCCGCATCCGGCGCAGCGTGGAGCGCTATCCGCCGCGCGGGCGCGTGCTCGACCTCCCCGATGGCCCCACCCACGTGATCGAGGGAGGTGACCCCACCGCGCCGCCCACCGTCCTGATCCACGGGAGCGACGGGGTGGCCCTCGACTGGCCCGTCTCGCCACTGTGGGACGAACTCGGCCCTCACGCGCGGCTGATCGCCCCCGACCGACCCGGCCACGGCCACACGCCCGTCCCCGTCGGCTCGCCCGTCACGGTGGAGGTCAACGTCCGGCGGCTCTCCCAGCTCCTGGACGCCCTGGAGGTGCGCGGGCCCGTCACCCTGCTCGGGCACTCCTACGGGGCGGCGGTGGCGCTCGCCTTCGCCGCCGCCTACCCGGAGCGGGTGCGCTCCCTCGTGCTGTTCTCGCCCACCGCCTTCCCGGTGCGCGGCCTGACCCGGCCCCTGGCGTACGTGCCGCTCGTGCCCGGGCTGGAGACGCTGCTGACCCGGGTGTTCCTGCTGCCGCTGGGCCGCCTCGTCGCCCGGGTGGAGGGGACGCGCGCCTTCCACCCCCACCCCATCCCGCCCACCTGGCACGCGATGATGCTCGCCTTCTCCCGGCGCCGGGCGCAGGTCCACGCCCTCGCCTGGGAAAACCGCACCTTCGCCCGGGAGCTCACCCGGCTCGTCCCGGCGTATGCCCGGCTGGACGTACCCACGACGGTCATCGCGGGAGCCCACGACCGCCTCACGCCCGCGGGGCTCCACGCCGTGCCCCTCGCCCGCGCCCTGCCCCGGGCGACCCTGCGGGTCCTGGGCGACGGCGGGCACCAGCTCCACTGGACCCACCCGGAGGAGATCGCCCGCGCCGTGCTGGACACCGCTGAGCGCTGA
- a CDS encoding LacI family DNA-binding transcriptional regulator: MTDLLPRPTINDIAVAAGVSKGTVSRVLNGHRTVAAGTRERVQEVMQRMGYSPDPAARHLSWRKGQTLGLLLDRDDPMLHPYYILFREALESHTALQGVQLVGLRTEVWNLPHLPTAVLVMHAQQDEDRRLDFLRRAGVPSVLIGHHPDFFWVAPHDEEGGALAARHLLEAGHRDLMYLGEGTSQVAQDRGRGFVGTARGAGARVGSLPSDFTVLGGYRAVRRAWEDGARFTGLFAQSDESAIGAIAALEDLGVRVPEDVSVVGFDGLPEVPLNIRLTTVAQNIPLIASTALQLVGEAISGLPPRGEFIPVHLTPGATVAPVARAPLSGGEV; this comes from the coding sequence GTGACCGATCTGCTCCCGCGCCCCACCATCAACGACATCGCTGTTGCGGCGGGCGTGAGCAAGGGCACGGTGAGCCGCGTGCTCAACGGGCACCGCACCGTCGCGGCGGGCACGCGCGAGCGGGTGCAGGAGGTCATGCAGCGGATGGGGTACAGCCCCGACCCCGCCGCCCGGCACCTGAGCTGGCGCAAGGGGCAGACGCTGGGGCTGCTGCTGGACCGCGACGACCCGATGCTCCACCCGTACTACATCCTGTTCCGTGAGGCGCTGGAGAGCCACACCGCCCTGCAAGGCGTGCAGCTCGTAGGGCTGCGGACCGAGGTGTGGAACCTGCCCCACCTGCCCACGGCGGTCCTGGTGATGCACGCGCAGCAGGACGAGGACCGGCGGCTCGACTTCCTGCGGCGGGCGGGCGTGCCCTCCGTCCTGATCGGTCACCACCCCGACTTCTTCTGGGTCGCCCCCCACGACGAGGAGGGCGGGGCCCTCGCGGCGCGGCACCTGCTGGAGGCCGGGCACCGCGACCTGATGTACCTGGGCGAAGGAACCAGCCAGGTGGCCCAGGACCGGGGGCGGGGCTTCGTGGGGACGGCACGGGGGGCGGGGGCGCGGGTCGGGTCGCTGCCGAGCGACTTCACCGTCCTCGGCGGTTACCGGGCCGTCCGCCGGGCCTGGGAGGACGGCGCGCGCTTCACCGGCCTCTTCGCCCAGAGCGACGAGAGCGCCATCGGGGCCATCGCCGCCCTGGAGGACCTGGGCGTGCGCGTGCCGGAAGACGTTTCCGTGGTGGGCTTCGACGGACTGCCGGAGGTGCCGCTCAACATCCGGCTGACCACCGTGGCGCAGAACATCCCGCTCATCGCTTCGACCGCTCTCCAACTCGTCGGCGAGGCCATCTCGGGGCTTCCCCCCCGTGGCGAATTCATCCCCGTTCACCTGACCCCCGGCGCGACCGTCGCCCCTGTGGCACGCGCGCCCCTTTCCGGAGGAGAAGTATGA